ACTGTGACCGTGATAGAAGCACTTCATCATTTTTATAGTTACGAGCAGGCCCTATCAGAGATATTTCGAATTCTAGAACCCGGGGGAAAATTCGTTTCGCTAGAACCAAACGGGTGGGATCCAATACGGCGATTGTCCGAGGTCCGAGACAGGTTCCGAGGCACAATAGAGAAAAGCTTTTATCAGAGACAGATAAGAAGACTGTGCCAGAATGTTGGTTTTGAAAGTGTTCGGATCTACCCTGTATCTCTCCTGAAATCCGCTTCCAAATTCTCTAACCGCCCCCCCTGGAGAAAAAGCATTTCCTCGTTCTATGCTCGGCTTTCCCATAGGTATCCAGTTGTCTTTGGAAACTTATTAATTGAAGCGTATAAACCTCAGTGAGTTAGAAAGTTTACGGCTCGGTGCAGGACACTGAGGAAACTTGATGCGGATCAAATCCGTTTTTGGAAAAGTGTGTATTGTCTTCTTGCCCGACCAGTTTTCTCCACTCAGGGAAAGGAAGGCGGGAACTCTCTACTTTGAAAGGTTTTTCTAGTACTGAACCAGCCCACGCATTTTGATAGAATATGAGGCTTTCGAAAAAATGTGGCCAGGAACCAGTTTCCAGGAGTAGCCCGCTGGACGAACCATCGAATAGGCTCCGGCGCACTGTCCAATGACCCGCCTGCAAAGCGAGTCTCGTTTTAGTCTCCCAGTTTGTTACCTCTCGTTCTGCGCTGCCAACAATCCTAATTTCGGAGGTTCCATTCTGCTGAAACAGGCTATCCTCAATAGTTACATAGCGCGAATTTGTAGAGAAAATTCCGCTGCCTTTGTTGTAACCTATTTGACTTCTTTTAATTGAGATAGGACCTTGTGAGGCTTCGATATCGATTCCATCACCTAAATTTCCACGGACACATACTTCCTCCAAAAGTATGTTCGAATTATCAAAATCAAGCCATAAACCTCTCGTATTGTTTTTGACCGCCACGTGCCTTCGGTATGTTGCGTCATGAATTTGGAGGTGCTTCACCCCAGCCACACCCCAACCAAGAAACCCGCCTTTCTGGCCCCTCCAGTTATTGAAGGAGGTTTCGTTTTCTTCGGACAGCAGTCCCTTTACTCTCCAGGCTGTCCACCCAGCTCCCCCATTCTCGTTCAATCTAGTTCTCCGAACAGTTGCGTGCTGCACATTATTGAAACTTAAACCAGTCCATGAATTCCATCTAAGTATGCAGTCCTCAATCAGAATATTACGCGAATTAGTGATGATCACCGCACCGCCCTGAACAGGAGTCGCGTCATGCTGAAACACTAAGCCCCGCAACACAATGTTATCGCTCGATGTAGCAGTGAAAAGACCTGAACGGATCGCCACTTCGACCCGAGCACTGGACATGTGTGTATTGATTGGCACAGCAATAAATAGCTCTTGAGTAGACTCTGAAACAAAAAAGCTTCTTTCACTGAGGTCGGAAAAGGATAGTCTCTGATCGAGGGACTTCCCATCAATGAATACCATTTCCCTCCTTCGCACGATCGGAGCTAATTTGACATGATCTTGCCAGCCTGGAGGATACGGTGCCAACCCCCACTCGAAGGGCCATGAATGCACATAGATATGGCCTTGCTTAGGCTGCCACTCTGTCCAAATATCCGAACCCGAAATAATGACTTTTCCTGGCTCACTAGCTTCGAACACAATAGGAACATTTCCCCTGTGTATGTCGGGTTTCAAGGTTATCTGTTCGCGATAGATTCCTGCAGCAATTACGATTCTGCTGCTGAGTCCGGCTTTGCGATTTCTTTGGGCTAAATTGGCAGCTGCAGCTATTGATCGCAGCGGAAAATCTGATGTGCCTGAATTATTGTCCGAACTAGCGGAAGTTCCATTATCAACGTGAATGGTGCGATCGGGCACTACGTGTCCTAACCAAACGGGCGCCCCGTCCTCAGCGTATGAAACTCTTTCGAGCAGTGGGCCAAGTAATGCAGCGCAGCAGGTGAGCAATACTAAGAATGTGGACATTCTACCTATCAGCACTATAGATGTTTATATATCCAGTCAGGGATGTAATATTTCTGCTTGTTGAACACCAAGCCCAATACCTTGCCACCATTCTGGACAATTCGATTCCTCAGATTTGAG
The window above is part of the Nitrospira sp. CR1.1 genome. Proteins encoded here:
- a CDS encoding methyltransferase domain-containing protein yields the protein MGALSYLFRSPTIAEEREFERAHIANRKDWYFQTNPLDRMKNDPAYEAKVNLIRKHLPVSPGLILDIGGNVAGEAIVLQQFGRRFLVGDINDVALGVSKKRCEVFDLKQPHYLTMDVHNLPIRSDSLSTVTVIEALHHFYSYEQALSEIFRILEPGGKFVSLEPNGWDPIRRLSEVRDRFRGTIEKSFYQRQIRRLCQNVGFESVRIYPVSLLKSASKFSNRPPWRKSISSFYARLSHRYPVVFGNLLIEAYKPQ